GTGGCTGCACGCTGGCAGGAGCATCTGGGGGAGCGGGCCTGGGTGCTGACCCGGGACCAGGCCATTGAACGGGGAATCTTCGGTCCTGTCGATGCCCGTATTCGTCCCATGATCGGCGACATTATTGTTCTGGCCGGTGACCGGGTCACCCTGGTGAATTCGGCTGACCAGACTGATGCGGCGACCAGGCTGCCTGGCGTCCATGGTTCTTGGACCCGTCTTGAGACACAGATTCCCTGCCTGATCGATCTGGTCTGACTACTTGCCGAAGAGGATCTCATCCCAGCTGGGTACGGCCGACCGCCCGGAGTGTTTTTTGGCCCGCCTGCTGCTGCGACCATCCTTGGTCTCGTCCTCCTGCTCATCCTTACTGGCATCATCGCCTTGATCCTGCTGCTCGGGCTGCTCATGGCCAGCCTGGCCCTGTCCATGGCTCTGCACCGGCAGGACCATTGTGGATTCATTGTCCCTGATGGGAGGATGCTCGGCCGTATCGGGGTCCTCGGTCAGCTCGGCATGGGGGTGGTTGGGCTCCCGGTCAACTGTCTGGTCCTGTCCTTCCTTGGGCTTGCCATAGAGCCAGGCCGTGAGCGCCGCTTGACGCTCTCCGTTCACCTGGCCCACCGATCCGGTGTCGTCTTCTTCGATTTGAGCAAAGGCGTCCTCCTGGCTTGGAGGCCGCTTGTCGGTCTGGTCGTCGATCTCTTCGGCAGGGCCCTGATCCAAGGCGGGTCGCTCCTGTCCATGGCCGTCTTCGGAATCATCCAGCAGCATCCTGGCAGCCCCGTTCAGACAGGTAACGGTGTTGTCATGCATGTTCCAGGCCCAGCGGGCGTTGAAAATCCGTTTGTCCAGCGTGAACACGCCGTTGATGTTCCAGGGTTCGTACCCTCGTCTGGTGGCCTGCCAGGAAACCTGTGCCAGGCTGACCCCCGCACGGGCCAGCACCTTGCCTATCAGTTCCTGGTAGTTTCGCCCGCCTGATCCCTTGGGCGCCGGCATGGTCAGGAACTGCTCGATGGCGTACTTCTTCTCGGTCTCCACCGGGGCCGCGAAACGCCGTACCAAGGCTTCGTTGACAGCGTATTGCTGAGCCACCTGTTCGGGGCGGGCGCCGGCACGCACAGCCGCCTGGATGGCAGAGACAGGCAGGGGTTTGGACTTGCCTGTCTGAGGATCCACGTCCTCTTCTTCCTTGACCTGCTTGGCCTCAAGAATGGCGCGATCAAGCGCATCGTCGACCCGTACGGCGAAGTGCCGGTGGTCACAGACGAAGACCAGATCGCCCCTGTCGTCGACATGGTCAAAGCTGGCCATCCTGGTCCCATTCTCAGACATGCACGCCCCTATCCTCTTACGGTTCCTTTACACGGCCTCAGGTATTTCCATTGTGCCCTACGGTTGGTATTTTACGTGCTTTTGAAATCGTGTATCCTATGCGCAGTACATATCGTGTGGAATGACCGGTATACGAGGTGACTGGCCGAACAAGGAAAGGGTACACGATGGCACAGGATTACGATACCCCGCGAGACAAGGATGACGACGAGGAATCCCTGCAGGAGCTTGGCAAGAGCGGGCAGGATTCCGGGGCTGACCTGGATGACGACGAGAACGCCATTGCCGAGGACTATGAGCTTCCGGGCGCTGACCTGAGCAATGAAGACTCCTCGGTGACCGTCATCCCCATGCAGGGCGATGAATTCATCTGCTCCAGCTGCTTCCTGGTCAAGCATCGGA
The window above is part of the Bifidobacterium asteroides DSM 20089 genome. Proteins encoded here:
- the sepH gene encoding septation protein SepH; protein product: MSENGTRMASFDHVDDRGDLVFVCDHRHFAVRVDDALDRAILEAKQVKEEEDVDPQTGKSKPLPVSAIQAAVRAGARPEQVAQQYAVNEALVRRFAAPVETEKKYAIEQFLTMPAPKGSGGRNYQELIGKVLARAGVSLAQVSWQATRRGYEPWNINGVFTLDKRIFNARWAWNMHDNTVTCLNGAARMLLDDSEDGHGQERPALDQGPAEEIDDQTDKRPPSQEDAFAQIEEDDTGSVGQVNGERQAALTAWLYGKPKEGQDQTVDREPNHPHAELTEDPDTAEHPPIRDNESTMVLPVQSHGQGQAGHEQPEQQDQGDDASKDEQEDETKDGRSSRRAKKHSGRSAVPSWDEILFGK
- a CDS encoding DUF4193 domain-containing protein is translated as MAQDYDTPRDKDDDEESLQELGKSGQDSGADLDDDENAIAEDYELPGADLSNEDSSVTVIPMQGDEFICSSCFLVKHRSQLAYTTSDGKPVCKECAA